The Acetomicrobium flavidum genome window below encodes:
- the nifJ gene encoding pyruvate:ferredoxin (flavodoxin) oxidoreductase, translating to MPAKRYVTIDGNEATASVAYRLCEVAAIYPITPSSPMGEHADEWAAKGQPNIWGFVPRVIELQSEGGASGSLHGALQGGALATTFTASQGLLLMIPNMYKIAGELTSATMHVSARTVATHALSIFGDHSDVMAVRQTGWALLASSSVQEAHDFAVIATASTLESRVPFLHFFDGFRTSHEINKIEYLSDDILRQMIDYDLVLEHRKRALSPDRPFIRGTAQNPDVFFQSREGCNPYFAACPKIVQDAMDRFAKFTGRQYHLFDYVGAPDPERIVVLMGSGAETAHETVEYLLKKGEKIGVIKVRLYRPFSVEHFVKLLPKTVKSIAVLDRTKESGSAGEPLYLDVVNAIYVAKRDGMLDANFNPIVIGGRYGLSSKEFNPAMVKAVFDELKKSDPIKQFTVGIEDDVANTSLKVDPSFSIADPESTRAVFYGLGSDGTVGANKNSIKIIGEETDLYAQGYFVYDSKKAGGYTISHLRFGPNPIRSTYQIDKANFVACHQFAFTEKLNILDIAEEGAIFLLNSPYSAEEVWDYLPRTMQQQIIDKKLRFYVIDAYTVAKEKGLGPRINTIMQTCFFYLSKVIPFDLAVEKIKEAIVETYGKRGEAIVNKNIAAVDAALEHLHEVKVPGKVTSNFDIKPPVSEKAPEFVKEVLGPMMVLQGDKIPVSKLPADGTFPSGTSKWEKRNIAVEIPQWNPDVCIQCGRCTFICPHATIRAKVYDKSYLKDAPEGWQHADAKWPQYKDQAFTIQIAPEDCTGCGSCVANCPVSKNEDPTKNALRMVTQIDVRDKEIPKWDYFLSLPEIDKEKLNTQSIKDLMLVQPLFEFCGACAGCGEAPYLKMLSQLFGDRITIANATGCSSIYCGNLPTTPWTTNRENRGPAWSNSLFEDNAEFGLGMRLALNARINRAKQLLTELAGQIGDRLVQDILNADQATEEGIKKQRARIEELKKTLSGISDVKAKELAMLADDLVRKSIWIVGGDGWAYDIGYGGLDHVLATGENVNVLVLDTEVYSNTGGQASKATPLGASARFAAAGKPTGKKDLALMAVTYGNIYVARIAMGANPTQAVKAFHEAESYEGPSLIIAYSHCISHGYDLKRGAEHQKMAVDSGQWILFRYDPRLKEEGRAFQLDCKEPTLPLKDYLLSESRFAMLHRDAPERAEMLLQAAEAFNKERWALYKGLAEVLNKKQA from the coding sequence ATGCCAGCAAAAAGATATGTTACCATCGATGGCAACGAAGCAACGGCATCTGTAGCCTACAGGCTATGCGAGGTCGCTGCCATATATCCTATCACTCCCTCTTCGCCAATGGGCGAACATGCTGATGAATGGGCTGCAAAAGGACAACCTAACATTTGGGGTTTTGTGCCGAGGGTAATCGAATTACAGAGCGAAGGAGGGGCATCGGGATCACTGCACGGTGCATTGCAGGGCGGAGCACTCGCCACTACATTTACGGCATCTCAAGGCTTGTTGTTGATGATCCCAAATATGTACAAGATAGCCGGGGAGCTGACATCGGCAACCATGCACGTTTCTGCAAGGACCGTAGCCACCCATGCGCTATCTATATTCGGCGATCATAGCGACGTAATGGCGGTCAGGCAAACCGGATGGGCATTGCTTGCATCGAGTTCAGTGCAGGAAGCACACGACTTTGCGGTTATCGCCACAGCATCTACGCTCGAAAGCAGGGTTCCCTTTCTTCACTTCTTCGATGGTTTCAGGACATCTCATGAAATCAACAAGATCGAGTATTTAAGCGACGATATCTTAAGACAAATGATCGATTACGATCTGGTGCTGGAACATCGTAAACGCGCTCTTTCTCCGGATCGACCCTTCATTCGCGGGACAGCCCAAAATCCGGATGTCTTCTTCCAGTCAAGGGAAGGATGTAATCCCTATTTCGCGGCCTGTCCCAAGATAGTCCAAGATGCCATGGACAGGTTCGCCAAGTTTACTGGAAGGCAATATCACCTGTTTGATTATGTAGGAGCGCCCGATCCCGAAAGAATAGTTGTACTAATGGGCTCAGGAGCGGAGACGGCTCACGAAACCGTAGAGTATTTACTTAAAAAGGGAGAAAAGATCGGCGTCATAAAGGTACGACTTTACAGGCCGTTTTCCGTTGAACACTTCGTTAAGCTTCTTCCCAAGACGGTGAAGTCCATTGCTGTGCTGGATCGCACCAAAGAATCCGGGAGTGCAGGAGAGCCGTTATATCTGGATGTAGTAAACGCCATATACGTAGCCAAGCGCGATGGCATGTTAGATGCCAATTTCAACCCCATCGTAATAGGTGGTCGTTATGGCCTGTCTTCCAAGGAATTCAACCCAGCTATGGTCAAGGCTGTCTTCGACGAACTGAAAAAGAGCGATCCGATCAAACAGTTTACCGTAGGTATAGAGGACGACGTGGCCAACACAAGCCTGAAGGTGGACCCAAGTTTCTCGATAGCCGATCCAGAATCTACCAGGGCCGTATTTTATGGATTGGGCTCGGACGGAACCGTAGGCGCCAACAAAAACTCGATAAAGATCATAGGCGAAGAAACTGATCTGTACGCTCAGGGCTACTTCGTTTATGACTCCAAGAAGGCCGGCGGATATACCATATCTCACCTTCGCTTTGGCCCCAACCCGATTAGGTCGACCTATCAGATCGATAAGGCCAACTTTGTGGCTTGCCATCAGTTTGCCTTTACAGAAAAGCTCAACATCCTCGATATAGCCGAAGAGGGAGCTATATTCTTGCTCAATAGTCCCTACAGCGCTGAAGAAGTGTGGGATTACCTGCCGCGGACGATGCAGCAGCAGATAATTGACAAGAAATTACGTTTCTATGTGATAGATGCCTACACCGTCGCGAAGGAAAAGGGATTAGGTCCTCGCATCAACACCATAATGCAGACATGCTTCTTCTACTTGAGCAAGGTAATTCCCTTCGATCTGGCCGTCGAAAAGATAAAAGAAGCCATAGTAGAGACTTATGGCAAGCGCGGAGAGGCTATAGTGAACAAGAATATAGCAGCGGTTGACGCTGCCTTAGAACACCTGCATGAAGTTAAAGTTCCAGGTAAGGTCACTAGCAACTTCGACATAAAACCGCCAGTCTCAGAAAAGGCTCCTGAATTTGTAAAAGAAGTATTAGGGCCAATGATGGTGCTTCAGGGCGACAAAATTCCCGTGAGCAAGCTTCCTGCCGACGGGACATTCCCTTCGGGCACTTCAAAATGGGAGAAGCGCAACATAGCAGTCGAAATTCCCCAATGGAACCCTGATGTATGCATACAATGTGGCCGCTGCACATTCATTTGCCCACATGCCACCATCAGGGCAAAGGTATACGACAAGTCGTATCTGAAGGATGCTCCAGAAGGATGGCAGCATGCCGATGCCAAGTGGCCTCAATATAAGGATCAGGCCTTTACAATTCAGATTGCTCCAGAGGATTGTACCGGATGCGGCAGCTGCGTCGCTAATTGCCCGGTGAGCAAAAACGAAGATCCGACTAAAAATGCCCTTAGAATGGTAACTCAAATAGACGTGAGGGACAAAGAGATTCCTAAGTGGGACTACTTCCTGTCCTTACCGGAGATCGACAAGGAAAAACTGAATACACAATCGATAAAGGATTTGATGTTGGTCCAACCGTTGTTTGAGTTCTGCGGTGCCTGTGCCGGATGCGGAGAAGCTCCGTATCTCAAGATGCTTAGCCAGCTTTTCGGTGACAGGATAACGATAGCCAACGCAACGGGTTGTTCATCGATCTACTGTGGCAACTTACCCACCACTCCGTGGACGACCAATAGGGAAAATCGCGGTCCGGCCTGGTCGAACTCGCTATTCGAGGACAATGCGGAGTTCGGACTGGGAATGAGGTTGGCCTTGAATGCACGCATCAACAGGGCAAAGCAGCTTTTAACCGAACTGGCCGGTCAAATTGGAGACAGGCTGGTGCAAGACATATTAAACGCCGATCAAGCTACTGAAGAGGGCATCAAAAAACAACGAGCGAGGATAGAGGAGCTCAAGAAAACCCTAAGTGGCATATCTGATGTAAAGGCAAAGGAACTTGCAATGCTTGCCGATGATCTGGTCAGAAAGAGCATCTGGATAGTAGGTGGAGATGGGTGGGCATATGACATAGGTTACGGCGGTTTAGACCACGTGCTTGCAACTGGCGAAAACGTAAACGTCCTGGTCTTGGATACAGAGGTGTACTCCAACACCGGAGGACAGGCCTCGAAGGCAACGCCGCTAGGTGCGTCCGCAAGGTTTGCCGCAGCCGGCAAACCTACGGGTAAAAAGGATTTAGCATTGATGGCCGTAACTTACGGCAATATCTACGTGGCACGCATAGCCATGGGCGCCAATCCAACTCAAGCGGTGAAGGCCTTCCACGAGGCAGAATCCTATGAAGGTCCTTCATTGATCATAGCTTACTCCCACTGCATCTCGCACGGGTATGACTTGAAGCGAGGTGCGGAACATCAGAAAATGGCTGTCGACTCAGGCCAATGGATACTGTTCCGATATGATCCAAGGTTAAAGGAAGAGGGAAGGGCATTCCAGCTGGACTGCAAGGAGCCCACCCTACCCTTGAAGGATTATCTGCTTTCGGAGAGCCGATTTGCCATGCTCCACAGAGATGCGCCGGAAAGGGCAGAAATGCTGCTGCAGGCAGCGGAGGCATTCAATAAGGAACGCTGGGCACTCTACAAAGGTCTGGCCGAGGTTCTCAACAAAAAACAAGCTTAA
- the malQ gene encoding 4-alpha-glucanotransferase, translating into MIPVDGRKSGVLLHITSLPSPWGVGDMGSQSYRFIDLLKECNQSVWQILPLNPTEEIYGFSPYSSISAFAGNVMLISPMAMVEEGFLTEGDLPPSFNGLTANFRDAINIRQDLSYKGYCKFTPDDDFRRFCEENSWWLEDYALYKALKSHYKLPWYEWPDELKSRQPQAIEMARKKFANEIMAEKFAQYIFYRQWDRLHLYAKSKGISVFGDMPLYLAHDSADVWANREMFCLDERGMPTHVAGVPPDYFSVTGQYWGNPLYNWDAMEKHGFEWWIRRLAHAFRLYDMVRIDHFRGLVAYWAIPSQESTAVNGRWVKGPANKLFNAIINRLGNVPIVAEDLGQITQDVRQLMDAFHIPGMRVILFGLDNPKQNLHAPFYYTENCVAYTGTQDNNTALGWFLEEASSAAVKNLKLFLGRKTEANCVSRDMVRLVELSVAKLVIIPFQDILGLGPEARMNRPASKDGNWQWRMHEDMMRAPVLKWFKGITMFADRG; encoded by the coding sequence GTGATTCCCGTAGACGGAAGAAAAAGCGGTGTATTGCTCCATATCACATCCTTGCCCTCCCCTTGGGGCGTGGGTGACATGGGATCTCAAAGTTATCGCTTCATCGATCTGCTTAAAGAGTGCAATCAATCAGTTTGGCAGATTTTACCCTTAAATCCCACGGAGGAAATTTATGGTTTTTCCCCCTATAGTTCGATTTCCGCGTTTGCGGGAAACGTTATGCTGATAAGCCCAATGGCGATGGTTGAGGAGGGTTTTCTGACAGAGGGAGATCTTCCTCCTAGTTTTAATGGCCTTACCGCTAATTTCAGGGATGCAATAAATATCCGCCAAGATCTGTCGTATAAGGGGTACTGCAAGTTTACTCCCGACGATGATTTTCGACGTTTTTGCGAAGAAAATTCCTGGTGGCTGGAAGATTATGCTTTATATAAGGCACTTAAATCACATTACAAATTGCCATGGTACGAATGGCCGGATGAGCTAAAAAGCAGGCAACCGCAAGCCATAGAAATGGCACGCAAGAAGTTTGCCAATGAAATAATGGCTGAAAAATTTGCTCAGTACATCTTTTACCGGCAGTGGGATAGATTGCATTTGTATGCGAAATCAAAGGGGATTAGCGTGTTTGGGGATATGCCTCTATATTTGGCTCACGATAGCGCCGACGTGTGGGCGAACCGGGAGATGTTTTGTCTCGATGAAAGAGGCATGCCAACCCATGTAGCTGGCGTTCCTCCAGATTACTTTAGCGTAACAGGACAATATTGGGGTAATCCCCTATATAACTGGGATGCAATGGAGAAGCATGGATTCGAGTGGTGGATTAGGCGATTGGCTCATGCCTTCAGATTGTACGACATGGTTAGGATAGATCATTTTAGGGGGTTAGTGGCTTACTGGGCAATCCCATCACAGGAATCAACGGCCGTTAACGGAAGATGGGTGAAGGGCCCTGCCAATAAGTTGTTCAATGCTATAATAAATCGTTTAGGCAATGTTCCGATAGTAGCGGAGGACTTAGGGCAGATAACTCAGGATGTTCGTCAACTTATGGACGCCTTCCATATACCTGGCATGAGGGTCATTCTATTTGGGCTGGACAACCCGAAACAGAACTTACACGCACCGTTTTATTACACTGAAAATTGCGTTGCCTATACTGGGACTCAGGATAATAATACTGCGTTGGGATGGTTTCTGGAGGAAGCCTCCTCAGCGGCCGTAAAAAATCTGAAACTTTTCTTAGGACGTAAAACGGAGGCAAACTGTGTGTCTCGTGACATGGTTCGTTTAGTTGAGCTGTCCGTAGCCAAGTTGGTGATTATCCCCTTTCAAGATATACTGGGGCTTGGGCCTGAAGCACGAATGAACAGGCCGGCCAGCAAGGATGGTAATTGGCAATGGCGTATGCATGAGGATATGATGAGAGCACCGGTGTTAAAATGGTTTAAAGGCATTACGATGTTCGCAGATAGGGGCTAG
- a CDS encoding chemotaxis protein CheV translates to MREDRIMTEVGTNEWQVVVFTLGDQSFAINVDKTREILRWTGVRPVPQSHPAMLGITTVRGEVIPLIDLRIYLNITPAVPLEQSKVIVTEFNQMKLGFVVDGVERIYRIHSEELDATLTGTFLGENVLYVIKRDERNILLLDYERIVQVVNPQLAGQYQVDSTRMHGAVSDLGDLDQYKILVVEDSPLIRKMIQDVLAKGGFHNVEAVSHGKAAWDRLCDEGEAFDLVITDIEMPKMDGLALTKKIKEDERLRNIPVIVFSSIMADDIKKKAQSVGADGQITKPEIEQLIAKVGELLRKRREVGSKNHEGTASLG, encoded by the coding sequence ATGCGAGAGGATCGTATAATGACGGAAGTTGGTACCAACGAATGGCAGGTAGTAGTCTTTACGCTTGGGGATCAAAGCTTTGCCATAAACGTCGACAAAACTAGGGAGATTTTGCGATGGACCGGGGTGCGTCCGGTGCCTCAGTCACATCCGGCCATGCTTGGCATAACAACTGTTCGCGGTGAGGTCATACCTCTGATCGACCTGCGCATATATTTAAACATCACGCCGGCGGTTCCTCTGGAACAGAGCAAAGTAATAGTCACAGAGTTTAACCAAATGAAGCTAGGCTTTGTTGTAGATGGAGTGGAAAGGATCTACCGCATTCATTCCGAAGAGCTTGATGCAACCTTAACGGGGACCTTTTTGGGTGAAAACGTTTTGTACGTAATCAAAAGGGACGAAAGAAACATACTCCTACTAGACTATGAAAGGATAGTGCAAGTCGTAAATCCACAGTTAGCTGGCCAGTATCAGGTGGATTCGACAAGGATGCATGGCGCGGTATCCGATTTGGGAGATCTCGATCAGTACAAAATACTGGTAGTTGAGGACTCGCCTTTAATACGAAAGATGATTCAAGACGTGCTGGCCAAGGGCGGTTTTCATAATGTTGAGGCAGTATCTCATGGCAAGGCAGCTTGGGACAGGCTGTGCGATGAGGGCGAGGCATTCGATTTGGTTATAACCGATATCGAGATGCCCAAGATGGATGGTTTGGCTTTGACGAAAAAGATCAAGGAAGACGAGCGCTTGCGTAATATACCTGTTATTGTATTTTCGTCTATCATGGCCGACGATATCAAGAAGAAGGCTCAAAGCGTCGGCGCTGACGGGCAGATAACAAAACCGGAAATAGAGCAGCTAATTGCAAAGGTCGGCGAGCTGTTAAGGAAACGAAGGGAGGTTGGGAGTAAAAACCATGAAGGGACTGCCTCTTTGGGCTAG
- a CDS encoding HDIG domain-containing metalloprotein — protein MFAVFDLSRERAYALLGLHNHDESHVKHALAVEAAMRYFARHFGEDEDLWGIVGLLHDLDWEECPEEHPKKGAEWLKEAGYPEEVIRGVLAHAWELTGVEPKSLMEKVIYAVDELTGFVIAVALVRPSRSLSDLTAKSVMKKWKDKAFAKGVNREVIEKGAQLLEMPLAELIEHVIEALRPIEQELGLG, from the coding sequence ATGTTCGCTGTGTTTGACCTATCAAGGGAGCGGGCTTATGCGTTGCTCGGATTGCATAATCATGACGAGAGCCACGTAAAGCATGCCTTGGCCGTTGAGGCCGCGATGAGATATTTTGCAAGGCATTTTGGTGAAGATGAAGATTTGTGGGGCATCGTGGGGCTGCTCCACGATCTGGACTGGGAGGAATGTCCAGAGGAACATCCTAAAAAAGGAGCCGAATGGTTGAAGGAGGCAGGATATCCCGAGGAAGTTATAAGAGGAGTGTTGGCTCACGCTTGGGAATTGACTGGAGTTGAACCTAAATCGTTAATGGAAAAGGTCATTTACGCTGTAGATGAGCTTACGGGATTCGTAATAGCCGTAGCGCTTGTAAGGCCTAGCCGTTCGCTTTCGGACTTGACGGCAAAGTCGGTCATGAAGAAGTGGAAGGATAAGGCCTTTGCCAAGGGAGTCAATAGGGAAGTAATTGAAAAGGGGGCTCAGTTGCTTGAAATGCCTCTGGCAGAGTTGATCGAGCATGTCATAGAGGCGTTACGACCCATAGAGCAGGAGTTGGGGTTGGGGTAG
- a CDS encoding metallophosphoesterase family protein: MKKILLCADLHAGIRTWGVDRRDELLLALSQIYDVARDFNVDALFALGDIFHSFRYPGEDVVLPIAKFFSEVLSLPAKPFIYLLKGNHDWSGIRIWELFQGDGRFVFVDDASFVTLGDTVIFLVPYLRRHDLPKGMEIEEFLKVRWKDAPKGSIRLCFAHMALEGTPLSLSEITLPERILVDFEIDKTICGHIHRHYKVKGKSSSIYYVGSPIRLDFAEEGNDLGVYVVDERADIIDVPLQGKSLVTLEYDDEAEASSKLCESLDKVAKDAYVRVVLNRSALPVSQLLDKFRLLTDDRIVAVSVNDGILQTTSSSQDPFDVLGLWKRFIDNQDEDDATKEILKAIGESLLLGKDPSTMWSELKSFFETDEQE; the protein is encoded by the coding sequence TTGAAGAAGATCCTCTTATGTGCCGACTTGCATGCTGGAATACGTACCTGGGGGGTCGATAGGAGGGACGAACTTCTTCTGGCTCTCTCTCAAATATACGATGTGGCCAGGGATTTTAATGTAGATGCCCTATTTGCCCTGGGAGATATATTCCATAGCTTTCGGTATCCTGGAGAGGACGTTGTTTTGCCCATAGCCAAGTTTTTCTCCGAAGTTCTATCTCTTCCCGCTAAACCCTTTATATATTTGCTCAAGGGAAACCATGACTGGAGCGGCATCAGGATATGGGAACTCTTTCAAGGGGACGGAAGGTTTGTATTTGTGGACGATGCAAGCTTTGTGACCCTGGGTGATACGGTGATATTTTTGGTTCCCTACTTGCGAAGACATGACTTGCCCAAGGGCATGGAAATAGAGGAGTTCTTGAAAGTGCGATGGAAGGATGCCCCAAAAGGTAGTATCCGGTTATGCTTTGCTCATATGGCACTTGAGGGAACTCCATTGAGCCTTTCCGAAATAACCCTTCCCGAAAGGATTTTAGTGGATTTTGAAATTGACAAGACTATCTGCGGTCACATCCATAGACACTATAAGGTAAAGGGTAAAAGTTCATCCATTTACTACGTTGGCTCGCCAATCCGTTTGGACTTTGCAGAGGAAGGAAACGATCTGGGGGTTTATGTCGTAGATGAAAGAGCAGATATTATCGATGTTCCCCTTCAGGGAAAGTCGCTCGTTACATTAGAATACGATGACGAAGCTGAGGCCTCCAGCAAACTTTGCGAATCCCTAGACAAAGTTGCGAAGGATGCTTATGTTAGGGTAGTCCTAAACAGATCGGCATTACCTGTGTCGCAACTGCTGGACAAATTTCGCCTTTTGACTGACGATCGGATAGTCGCGGTTTCCGTTAATGACGGAATATTGCAGACAACCAGTTCATCACAAGATCCCTTTGATGTACTGGGTTTATGGAAGCGCTTCATAGATAATCAAGATGAGGACGATGCGACGAAGGAAATTTTGAAGGCCATAGGAGAAAGCCTGCTTTTGGGCAAAGACCCCTCGACCATGTGGTCCGAATTGAAATCCTTCTTCGAAACGGATGAGCAGGAATGA
- a CDS encoding AAA family ATPase, which yields MKLLDLKVRNILGLREAFIVFEPGAVAIVGPNGAGKSSILDSLVLALFGSTTPVRNVNNQSIIRTGTSEGYVICTFVKDGNKYRVTRKFRAPKGQQEALLERHVDGRWQPFASTVREVNEGIVKVLSPFIGNPTDTTLSRLREAFISTVFVPQGMVTKFVDVSPGDRWQILVASLGLEGESTLQERVRRVIEDASREVENIKGHLSKISDFLEKMPPLEEINRNLVSLNNQLRGLQDELTLNEKAIETAKRLQDLQARASRYKAEIEQAKDNFERLYENLRLYDAKQALKRLVAASVNYGGLRKKIRLVENGINAIDKRVNPKLNEIELLRNNYKNLLNEIKKLNNIAKYRDLAYKYIDLHRNITKCEQDIKLLNKEIHKNKQAYDQITSRRQGLVCQKLRRNLVEIIDEHKRASHSMAVALERIRSKLIDWITELAPNGVVDFSRFRGNRAIEVAKGLLSSDLGQALSEWANAQNKALFLLKEGRRLRDEISHMCGGMTYPEASLDDIEAALDDVDKQMKVLEIKGQKLVGVLEKNLSDLQTMTATLLKLEPELGDLDPQYVVKACEKREDLLKEMEILRSKGDGLNVEINRLNEKRHTMEVELAELQWRRDVVLKELKEATSQFKAVCAKYQLSHEDKWQLVHSGDVRPCKQEEVEREKNRIEWLQGLLANIEEELSELEPRIRDGLPDLDKLLSLREEINRKIEARKDEITKLKYDLQQRRSLEGEMRSIKQQFERLNQAYDIALKLQKYSDGRNFVRFLSDTILSGLLDAVNEALSFRGLSLVSENGRLYAIVNGFKRDVTTLSGGERAMVALLMLRHLANKVGFKEVLFIDEGLAMLDDENLEMMMNLFDNLGKEAFVGVITHDPDFAALFPKRIEVNGGKLKIIEN from the coding sequence ATGAAATTGTTAGATTTAAAGGTAAGAAACATTTTAGGCCTTAGGGAAGCATTTATAGTTTTTGAACCTGGGGCGGTGGCCATTGTCGGGCCAAATGGCGCGGGAAAGAGTTCTATCCTAGATTCGCTGGTCTTGGCCCTTTTCGGCTCGACGACTCCAGTTAGGAACGTCAACAATCAAAGCATCATCAGGACTGGCACATCGGAAGGATATGTGATCTGCACCTTTGTCAAGGATGGTAACAAATATCGGGTAACTAGGAAATTTAGGGCGCCCAAGGGCCAACAAGAAGCGCTATTAGAAAGGCACGTCGACGGGAGATGGCAGCCCTTTGCCTCCACCGTCAGAGAAGTGAATGAAGGAATTGTGAAGGTACTTTCGCCTTTCATTGGAAACCCCACTGATACCACTTTAAGCAGATTGCGAGAGGCCTTTATCTCGACCGTGTTTGTGCCTCAGGGAATGGTCACGAAGTTCGTGGATGTTTCCCCAGGCGACAGATGGCAAATCTTGGTTGCGTCCTTGGGGTTGGAGGGCGAAAGCACGCTGCAGGAAAGGGTTCGCAGGGTCATAGAAGACGCATCGCGAGAAGTGGAAAACATCAAGGGCCATTTGTCCAAAATTTCCGATTTCTTGGAAAAGATGCCACCCCTTGAAGAGATAAACAGGAATTTGGTCAGCTTAAACAATCAATTGAGAGGATTGCAGGATGAATTGACCTTGAACGAAAAGGCCATAGAAACGGCAAAAAGACTCCAAGACCTCCAGGCGCGAGCCTCTCGATATAAAGCGGAAATAGAGCAAGCCAAGGATAACTTCGAACGGCTTTATGAGAATTTAAGATTATATGACGCAAAACAAGCCTTAAAAAGGCTAGTCGCAGCTTCCGTAAATTACGGAGGCCTTCGAAAGAAAATCAGGCTGGTCGAAAATGGTATCAATGCCATAGATAAAAGGGTAAACCCGAAACTTAATGAAATAGAACTTTTGAGAAATAATTATAAAAATCTATTAAATGAGATAAAAAAGTTGAATAATATTGCTAAGTATCGAGACTTAGCTTATAAGTACATCGATTTACATCGTAATATCACTAAATGTGAACAAGATATTAAATTGCTTAATAAAGAAATTCATAAAAATAAACAGGCTTATGACCAAATTACATCTCGTCGCCAGGGTTTGGTCTGTCAGAAATTGCGAAGGAATTTGGTCGAGATCATCGATGAACACAAGCGTGCCTCTCATTCCATGGCAGTTGCGCTCGAAAGGATAAGGAGCAAGTTGATCGATTGGATCACGGAACTGGCGCCTAATGGCGTTGTTGACTTCAGCCGTTTCAGGGGAAATCGAGCCATAGAGGTTGCCAAAGGCTTGCTCTCTTCGGATTTGGGTCAGGCTTTGTCGGAGTGGGCAAATGCACAGAACAAGGCCCTTTTCCTTTTAAAGGAAGGAAGGCGTTTAAGGGATGAGATAAGCCATATGTGTGGGGGCATGACATACCCTGAAGCTTCGCTTGATGATATAGAAGCTGCGTTAGATGACGTAGATAAGCAAATGAAAGTGCTTGAAATCAAGGGACAAAAGCTGGTAGGAGTCCTTGAAAAAAATTTGAGCGATCTTCAAACGATGACGGCAACTTTGCTTAAATTAGAGCCAGAGCTTGGAGATCTTGATCCTCAGTATGTCGTTAAAGCTTGCGAAAAAAGAGAAGATTTATTGAAGGAGATGGAAATTCTCAGAAGCAAAGGCGATGGCTTGAACGTAGAAATTAACCGCCTTAACGAGAAAAGGCACACCATGGAAGTGGAGCTTGCCGAATTGCAATGGAGGCGCGATGTTGTTCTTAAAGAGCTCAAAGAAGCGACGAGCCAATTTAAAGCAGTATGTGCAAAATATCAGCTAAGTCACGAGGACAAATGGCAACTTGTTCATAGTGGTGACGTAAGGCCCTGCAAACAAGAAGAAGTTGAAAGAGAGAAAAATCGCATAGAATGGCTTCAGGGTTTACTTGCCAATATTGAGGAAGAATTATCAGAGCTTGAACCGAGGATCCGCGATGGTTTACCTGATCTGGATAAATTGTTGAGTTTACGAGAAGAAATAAACCGAAAAATAGAAGCTCGAAAGGATGAAATAACAAAACTGAAGTACGATTTGCAGCAAAGAAGGTCGTTGGAAGGCGAGATGAGATCGATCAAGCAGCAATTCGAACGCCTCAACCAAGCATATGATATTGCCTTAAAGCTTCAGAAGTATTCCGATGGCAGAAACTTCGTTCGCTTTTTAAGCGACACGATACTTAGCGGTTTACTTGATGCCGTCAACGAAGCCCTTTCTTTTAGAGGCCTCTCGCTAGTATCGGAAAACGGCAGGCTCTATGCAATTGTCAACGGATTCAAGCGTGATGTCACTACTTTATCCGGAGGAGAAAGGGCCATGGTGGCCTTGCTAATGCTCAGGCATTTGGCAAATAAGGTTGGTTTTAAGGAAGTTCTGTTTATCGATGAAGGGCTCGCCATGTTGGACGATGAAAACTTGGAAATGATGATGAATCTGTTCGATAACTTGGGCAAAGAAGCCTTTGTGGGCGTCATCACGCACGACCCAGATTTTGCGGCCCTTTTTCCCAAACGCATAGAGGTAAATGGAGGCAAGCTTAAAATCATTGAAAACTGA